From Brassica oleracea var. oleracea cultivar TO1000 chromosome C3, BOL, whole genome shotgun sequence, a single genomic window includes:
- the LOC106333298 gene encoding peroxidase 25-like, with protein sequence MGVHLGNYCYVMIIVLVLGKEVRSQSLKNGYYSSSCPRAESIVRSTVESHFDSDPTISPGLLRLHFHDCFVQGCDGSVLIKGKSAEQAALANGGLRGFEVIDDAKAQLELECPGVVSCADILALAARDAVDLSSGPSWRVPTGRKDGRISLASEASSLPSPFDSVAVQKQKFEAKGLDAHDLVTLLGAHTIGQTDCLFFRYRLYNYTVTGNSDPTISPSFLTQLKTLCPPKGDPSKRVALDIGSPSKFDVSFFKNLRDGNGILESDQRLWSDSETNDVVRKYASTIRGLLGLRFDKEFGQAMVKMSSIEVKTDVDGEVRKVCSKINY encoded by the exons ATGGGAGTGCACTTAGGCAACTATTGTTATGTGATGATAATAGTGTTGGTATTGGGAAAAGAAGTGAGAAGCCAGTCTTTAAAAAATGGTTATTATTCATCTTCATGTCCAAGAGCTGAGTCCATAGTAAGATCCACTGTTGAATCTCACTTTGATTCTGATCCCACCATCTCTCCTGGCTTGCTAAGGCTTCATTTCCATGACTGTTTTGTCCAG GGTTGTGATGGATCAGTTTTAATCAAAGGAAAATCTGCGGAGCAAGCAGCTCTAGCTAATGGTGGTCTTAGAGGGTTCGAAGTGATAGATGATGCGAAAGCACAACTCGAGTTAGAGTGCCCAGGAGTTGTGTCATGCGCCGATATACTTGCACTTGCTGCTCGTGACGCTGTTGACTTG AGTTCTGGACCAAGCTGGCGAGTTCCAACGGGTCGTAAAGACGGTAGAATCTCGTTGGCATCGGAAGCATCGAGTCTACCTTCACCATTTGACTCCGTTGCAGTTCAAAAGCAAAAGTTTGAAGCTAAAGGGTTGGATGCTCATGATCTAGTTACTCTACTTG GTGCACACACAATAGGACAAACGGACTGTCTCTTTTTCCGTTACCGTTTATACAACTACACGGTGACCGGAAACTCGGACCCAACCATAAGCCCATCGTTTCTTACGCAGCTCAAGACTCTTTGTCCTCCCAAGGGAGACCCATCGAAACGCGTTGCTCTTGACATTGGCAGTCCATCAAAATTCGATGTAAGCTTCTTCAAGAACCTAAGAGACGGTAACGGCATTTTGGAGTCGGACCAACGGCTTTGGTCGGACTCCGAGACAAATGACGTGGTGAGGAAGTATGCGAGTACTATTAGAGGTTTGTTAGGGTTAAGGTTTGATAAGGAGTTTGGTCAAGCTATGGTTAAGATGAGTTCCATTGAGGTAAAGACAGACGTTGATGGTGAGGTCAGGAAAGTTTGCTCTAAGATCAACTATTGA
- the LOC106328016 gene encoding cytokinin dehydrogenase 1-like isoform X2 yields MGLTSSLRRNNKSFLRIFMILVLSCIPDSLDLEGYISFNDVHNASKDFGNRYQLPPLAILHPRSVSDISTMVRRIVHLGSTSNLTVAARGHGHSLQGQALAHQGVVINMESLRSPDIKIHKGKQPYVDVSGGESWINILRETLKYGLSPKSWTDYLHLTVGGTLSNAGISGQAFKYGPQINNVCQLEIVTGKGEVMTCSEKQNSELFYSVLGGLGQFGIITRARIALGPAPHMVKWIRVLYSDFSAFSRDQEHLITKKNGFDYVEGFVTVNRTDLLDNWRSSFSPNDSIGASQFKSEGKTLYCLEIVKYFNTEEVNSVPQETEKLLSELSYIPSTLFSSEVPYIEFLDRVHIAEIKLRAKGLWEVPHPWLNLLIPKSSIFEFATEVFNNILTSNNNGPILIYPVNQSKWNKHTSLITPDEDIFYLVAFLPSAVPNPNSGTSNLEYLLRQNQRVLNFCSATNINVKQYLPHYETQREWRSHFGNRWETFAKRKHTYDPLAILAPGHRIFQKATQLSPIQLF; encoded by the exons ATGGGATTGACCTCATCCTTAAGAAGAAATAACAAGAGTTTCCTCAGAATCTTCATGATCTTGGTTCTAAGCTGTATACCAG ACTCACTAGATTTGGAGGGGTACATAAGCTTCAATGATGTCCACAACGCGTCCAAGGACTTTGGCAACAGATACCAGTTACCACCTCTGGCAATTCTCCATCCAAGGTCAGTTTCTGATATCTCAACAATGGTGAGGCGTATAGTACATCTTGGCTCCACCTCAAATCTTACAGTAGCAGCCAGAGGCCATGGTCACTCCCTTCAAGGACAAGCTTTAGCTCATCAAGGTGTTGTCATCAACATGGAGTCACTTAGAAGTCCTGATATCAAGATTCACAAGGGGAAACAGCCGTATGTTGATGTCTCAGGTGGTGAATCATGGATCAACATTCTAAGGGAGACACTAAAATACGGTCTTTCACCAAAGTCATGGACTGACTACCTTCATCTCACTGTTGGAGGTACTCTATCTAACGCTGGAATCAGTGGTCAAGCCTTCAAGTATGGACCCCAAATTAACAACGTCTGCCAGCTAGAAATCGTCACAG GGAAAGGAGAAGTCATGACATGTTCTGAGAAGCAAAACTCTGAACTTTTCTACAGTGTTCTTGGAGGGCTTGGACAGTTTGGCATAATCACCAGGGCAAGGATAGCTCTTGGACCAGCACCACATATG GTGAAGTGGATCAGGGTACTCTATTCAGACTTCTCTGCCTTTTCAAGAGACCAAGAACATTTAATTACCAAGAAGAATGGTTTTGACTATGTTGAAGGGTTTGTGACAGTGAATCGAACTGACCTACTCGATAACTGGAGGTCATCATTTAGTCCCAATGATTCCATAGGAGCAAGCCAGTTCAAGTCAGAAGGAAAAACTCTTTATTGTCTAGAAATTGTGAAATACTTCAACACAGAAGAAGTTAACTCTGTGCCTCAG GAAACTGAGAAGTTACTTTCAGAGTTGAGTTATATTCCATCTACTTTGTTCTCATCTGAAGTGCCCTACATTGAGTTTCTGGACCGTGTGCATATAGCTGAGATAAAACTGAGAGCAAAGGGGTTATGGGAGGTTCCACATCCCTGGCTGAATCTCCTGATTCCCAAGAGCAGCATTTTTGAATTTGCCACAGAAGTTTTCAACAACATTCTCACAAGCAACAACAACGGTCCTATCCTTATCTATCCAGTGAATCAATCTAA ATGGAATAAGCATACATCTTTGATAACTCCAGATGAAGATATCTTCTACCTCGTGGCCTTTCTACCCTCTGCAGTGCCAAATCCTAACTCAGGGACAAGTAACTTAGAGTACCTTTTGAGACAAAACCAAAGAGTGCTTAACTTCTGCTCAGCAACAAACATCAACGTGAAGCAGTACTTGCCCCATTACGAGACACAAAGAGAGTGGAGATCACACTTTGGAAACAGATGGGAAACGTTTGCAAAGAGGAAACATACGTATGACCCTCTGGCAATTCTAGCACCTGGTCACAGAATTTTCCAAAAGGCAACACAGTTATCTCCCATCCAACTTTTCTAA
- the LOC106335819 gene encoding cysteine-rich and transmembrane domain-containing protein A-like isoform X6, whose amino-acid sequence MTQYNQPPVGVPPPQGYPPEGYPPQGYPPQGYPPQGYPQQSYPPPYAPQYPPPQQNQQPHQQSSTTGCLQGWMNMLTFKH is encoded by the exons ATGACTCAGTACAATCAACCTCCCGTTGGTGTTCCTCCTCCTCAAG GTTATCCACCAGAGGGGTATCCACCGCAGGGATATCCGCCGCAAGGTTACCCACCGCAGGGCTACCCACAGCAAAGCTATCCTCCTCCGTATGCGCCGCAATATCCTCCACCACAGCAGAATCAGCAGCCGCATCAACAGAGCAGTACTACTGGGTGTCTACAAGGATG GATGAACATGCTTACATTCAAACATTGA
- the LOC106328016 gene encoding cytokinin dehydrogenase 1-like isoform X1 — MGLTSSLRRNNKSFLRIFMILVLSCIPGRTNLCSNHSVTTPIDLPPDIRSSLDSLDLEGYISFNDVHNASKDFGNRYQLPPLAILHPRSVSDISTMVRRIVHLGSTSNLTVAARGHGHSLQGQALAHQGVVINMESLRSPDIKIHKGKQPYVDVSGGESWINILRETLKYGLSPKSWTDYLHLTVGGTLSNAGISGQAFKYGPQINNVCQLEIVTGKGEVMTCSEKQNSELFYSVLGGLGQFGIITRARIALGPAPHMVKWIRVLYSDFSAFSRDQEHLITKKNGFDYVEGFVTVNRTDLLDNWRSSFSPNDSIGASQFKSEGKTLYCLEIVKYFNTEEVNSVPQETEKLLSELSYIPSTLFSSEVPYIEFLDRVHIAEIKLRAKGLWEVPHPWLNLLIPKSSIFEFATEVFNNILTSNNNGPILIYPVNQSKWNKHTSLITPDEDIFYLVAFLPSAVPNPNSGTSNLEYLLRQNQRVLNFCSATNINVKQYLPHYETQREWRSHFGNRWETFAKRKHTYDPLAILAPGHRIFQKATQLSPIQLF, encoded by the exons ATGGGATTGACCTCATCCTTAAGAAGAAATAACAAGAGTTTCCTCAGAATCTTCATGATCTTGGTTCTAAGCTGTATACCAGGTAGAACCAATCTTTGTTCCAATCATTCTGTTACCACCCCAATAGATTTACCTCCAGATATTCGTTCCTCATTAGACTCACTAGATTTGGAGGGGTACATAAGCTTCAATGATGTCCACAACGCGTCCAAGGACTTTGGCAACAGATACCAGTTACCACCTCTGGCAATTCTCCATCCAAGGTCAGTTTCTGATATCTCAACAATGGTGAGGCGTATAGTACATCTTGGCTCCACCTCAAATCTTACAGTAGCAGCCAGAGGCCATGGTCACTCCCTTCAAGGACAAGCTTTAGCTCATCAAGGTGTTGTCATCAACATGGAGTCACTTAGAAGTCCTGATATCAAGATTCACAAGGGGAAACAGCCGTATGTTGATGTCTCAGGTGGTGAATCATGGATCAACATTCTAAGGGAGACACTAAAATACGGTCTTTCACCAAAGTCATGGACTGACTACCTTCATCTCACTGTTGGAGGTACTCTATCTAACGCTGGAATCAGTGGTCAAGCCTTCAAGTATGGACCCCAAATTAACAACGTCTGCCAGCTAGAAATCGTCACAG GGAAAGGAGAAGTCATGACATGTTCTGAGAAGCAAAACTCTGAACTTTTCTACAGTGTTCTTGGAGGGCTTGGACAGTTTGGCATAATCACCAGGGCAAGGATAGCTCTTGGACCAGCACCACATATG GTGAAGTGGATCAGGGTACTCTATTCAGACTTCTCTGCCTTTTCAAGAGACCAAGAACATTTAATTACCAAGAAGAATGGTTTTGACTATGTTGAAGGGTTTGTGACAGTGAATCGAACTGACCTACTCGATAACTGGAGGTCATCATTTAGTCCCAATGATTCCATAGGAGCAAGCCAGTTCAAGTCAGAAGGAAAAACTCTTTATTGTCTAGAAATTGTGAAATACTTCAACACAGAAGAAGTTAACTCTGTGCCTCAG GAAACTGAGAAGTTACTTTCAGAGTTGAGTTATATTCCATCTACTTTGTTCTCATCTGAAGTGCCCTACATTGAGTTTCTGGACCGTGTGCATATAGCTGAGATAAAACTGAGAGCAAAGGGGTTATGGGAGGTTCCACATCCCTGGCTGAATCTCCTGATTCCCAAGAGCAGCATTTTTGAATTTGCCACAGAAGTTTTCAACAACATTCTCACAAGCAACAACAACGGTCCTATCCTTATCTATCCAGTGAATCAATCTAA ATGGAATAAGCATACATCTTTGATAACTCCAGATGAAGATATCTTCTACCTCGTGGCCTTTCTACCCTCTGCAGTGCCAAATCCTAACTCAGGGACAAGTAACTTAGAGTACCTTTTGAGACAAAACCAAAGAGTGCTTAACTTCTGCTCAGCAACAAACATCAACGTGAAGCAGTACTTGCCCCATTACGAGACACAAAGAGAGTGGAGATCACACTTTGGAAACAGATGGGAAACGTTTGCAAAGAGGAAACATACGTATGACCCTCTGGCAATTCTAGCACCTGGTCACAGAATTTTCCAAAAGGCAACACAGTTATCTCCCATCCAACTTTTCTAA
- the LOC106335515 gene encoding protein EARLY RESPONSIVE TO DEHYDRATION 15-like codes for MAMVSGRRSTLNPDAPLFVPAAVRQVEDFSPEWWQLVTTSTWYHDYWISQHQGADGFYDGEVDVADLLPESFDFDDMEDLFEADEFGGEIYHTPSDFGLGKNGEMVRRSSGNRSPKLIVEPAKYAEKPAKWANQRVASPRNIHQPR; via the exons ATGGCGATGGTTTCAGGAAGACGTTCTACTCTAAACCCCGACGCGCCTCTCTTTGTTCCGGCGGCTGTACGACAAGTGGAGGATTTCTCTCCGGAGTGGTGGCAGTTGGTGACGACTTCGACGTGGTACCATGACTACTGGATCAGCCAGCACCAAGGAGCAGATGGTTTCTATGATGGTGAAGTTGATGTAGCTGATCTTCTTCCGGAGTCGTTTGATTTCGATGACATGGAAGATCTATTCGAGGCTGATGAGTTCGGTGGGGAGATCTACCATACACCTTCTGACTTTG GTTTAGGGAAGAATGGTGAGATGGTGAGGAGATCGAGTGGGAACAGGAGTCCTAAGTTGATTGTAGAGCCGGCTAAGTATGCAGAGAAGCCAGCTAAGTGGGCAAACCAGAGGGTTGCTTCTCCAAGAAACATCCACCAGCCTCGCTGA
- the LOC106335819 gene encoding cysteine-rich and transmembrane domain-containing protein A-like isoform X3, producing the protein MTQYNQPPVGVPPPQGYPPEGYPPQGYPPQGYPPQGYPQQSYPPPYAPQYPPPQQNQQPHQQSSTTGCLQGCLAALCCCWLFECCAELAL; encoded by the exons ATGACTCAGTACAATCAACCTCCCGTTGGTGTTCCTCCTCCTCAAG GTTATCCACCAGAGGGGTATCCACCGCAGGGATATCCGCCGCAAGGTTACCCACCGCAGGGCTACCCACAGCAAAGCTATCCTCCTCCGTATGCGCCGCAATATCCTCCACCACAGCAGAATCAGCAGCCGCATCAACAGAGCAGTACTACTGGGTGTCTACAAGGATG TCTTGCTGCTCTATGCTGTTGCTGGCTATTCGAATGTTGTGCAGAGCTGGCACTTTAA
- the LOC106335819 gene encoding cysteine-rich and transmembrane domain-containing protein A-like isoform X1, translated as MTQYNQPPVGVPPPQGYPPEGYPPQGYPPQGYPPQGYPQQSYPPPYAPQYPPPQQNQQPHQQSSTTGCLQGWLKDECLPKRSLKIRNRFSLKKKGSAEVLVHKYQLNFMGCTSYILSE; from the exons ATGACTCAGTACAATCAACCTCCCGTTGGTGTTCCTCCTCCTCAAG GTTATCCACCAGAGGGGTATCCACCGCAGGGATATCCGCCGCAAGGTTACCCACCGCAGGGCTACCCACAGCAAAGCTATCCTCCTCCGTATGCGCCGCAATATCCTCCACCACAGCAGAATCAGCAGCCGCATCAACAGAGCAGTACTACTGGGTGTCTACAAGGATG GCTCAAGGACGAGTGCTTACCCAAAAGAAGTCTTAAGATACGGAATAGGTTCAGTTTAAAAAAAAAAGGTTCAGCTGAAGTACTTGTTCATAAATATCAACTCAACTTCATGGGATGTACATCATATATACTTTCAGAATAG
- the LOC106335516 gene encoding LOW QUALITY PROTEIN: DNA-(apurinic or apyrimidinic site) lyase, chloroplastic-like (The sequence of the model RefSeq protein was modified relative to this genomic sequence to represent the inferred CDS: inserted 2 bases in 1 codon; deleted 1 base in 1 codon; substituted 1 base at 1 genomic stop codon; added 62 bases not found in genome assembly) produces the protein MWHVPPLSMNKVLQFGLHSSKFLAVPLRRSLRFGSSTVSVRVVGATSFNKRLMSNATTPFSINNNTKGKEMMKVAAATDQNCHQTVGSKVVIDCXGFLDDQKEIEAMTVQKLRATLRKLGLPVKGLKQELISALQLHMDSNLQGDESSGAEIKETTSSTLSESVTIKRKIRNKEESTEDDCNSSEAYGEKRVKQSTEKKLKAKVSSKAILSEHKSLTKAGKQKSRLKEEEASLTISSKVLKTDEIISSSVQSEPWTVLAHKKPEKDXKAYNPKTMRPPPLPEGTKSVKIMTWNVNGLRALLKLESFSALQLAQRENFDVLCLQETKIQVKDVEEVKKALSDGYDHSFWSCSVSKLDYSGTAIISRIKPLSVRYGTGHSGSDHDIEGRIVTTEFDSFYLISTYVPNSGDGLKRLSYRIEEWDRTLSKYIKELEKTKPVVLTGDLNCAHEEIDIYNPAGNKRSAGFTIEERQSFRENFLDKGLVDTFRKQHPGVVGYTYWGYRHGTRKTNKGWRLDYFLVSESISANVHDSYILPDINGSDHCPIGLILKL, from the exons GTTTCTGGCGGTGCCGCTTAGGAGAAGCTTAAGATTTGGTTCATCGACTGTTAGTGTTAGAGTAGTAGGAGCAACAAGTTTCAACAAGAGACTCATGTCAAATGCTACTACGCCTTTCTCTATCAACAACAACACCAAGGGAAAGGAAATGATGAAGGTAGCAGCAGCTACTGATCAGAATTGTCATCAGACAGTTGGTTCAAAGGTTGTAATTGATTGCTAAGGATTTTTG GATGATCAAAAGGAAATTGAGGCCATGACGGTTCAAAAACTTAGAGCCACGCTGAG GAAACTTGGATTACCTGTGAAAGGACTCAAACAAGAACTTATCTCAGCTTTACAACTTCATATGGACAGCAATTTACAAGGTG ATGAAAGTTCTGGTGCAGAAATAAAGGAAACTACTTCATCCACCCTCTCAGAAAGTGTCACCATCAAAAGAAAGATCAGAAACAAGGAAGAGTCTACAGAAGATGACTGCAATAGCTCTGAAGCTTATGGAGAAAAAAGAGTAAAACAGTCTACTGAGAAAAAATTGAAAGCCAAAGTTTCTTCAAAAGCTATCTTAAGTGAACACAAGTCATTAACCAAAGCAG GTAAGCAGAAGTCTCGGTTAAAAGAGGAAGAAGCATCATTGACCATATCTAGCAAAGTCCTCAAAACCGATGAAATCATCTCATCCTCAGTTCAAAGTGAACCATGGACGGTACTTGCACATAAGAAGCCTGAAAAAGA TAAAGCTTATAACCCAAAGACAATGAGACCTCCCCCTCTCCCAGAGGGAACCAAGTCTGTGAAGATTATGACTTGGAATGTTAATGGATTGCGAGCACTGTTGAAGCTAGAGAGCTTCTCTGCTCTGCAGCTTGCTCAGAGAGAAAACTTTGATGTCTTGTGCTTGCAAGAGACAAAGATCCAG GTGAAGGATGTTGAGGAAGTTAAAAAAGCTCTTAGTGATGGCTATGATCATAGTTTCTGGTCTTGTAGCGTCTCAAAGCTTGACTACTCTGGAACTGCTATTATTTCAAGG ATAAAACCACTCTCAGTTAGATATGGTACTGGTCACTCTGGATCAGATCATGACATTGAAGGACGCATTGTGACCACTGAGTTCGACTCTTTCTACTTGATAAGCACATATGTCCCTAACTCTGGAGATGGCTTAAAAAGACTG TCATACAGGATTGAAGAATGGGATCGAACCCTCAGCAAGTACATCAAA GAGCTGGAGAAGACTAAACCTGTAGTCTTGACTGGTGATCTAAACTGTGCTCATGAAGAAATCGACATCTACAATCCTGCG GGGAACAAAAGAAGTGCTGGTTTTACAATAGAGGAAAGACAATCC TTTAGAGAAAACTTCTTAGACAAGGGCCTTGTAGATACCTTTAGAAAACAACATCCCGGTGTTGTAGGTTACACTTATTGGGGTTATCGCCATGGTACTCGCAAAACCAACAAAG GATGGAGACTGGACTACTTCTTGGTATCTGAATCGATCTCAGCCAATGTTCATGATTCTTATATTCTCCCTGATATCAATGGCAGTGATCATTGCCCCATTGGTCTTATTCTCAAGCTCTGA